A single window of Dermacentor albipictus isolate Rhodes 1998 colony chromosome 1, USDA_Dalb.pri_finalv2, whole genome shotgun sequence DNA harbors:
- the LOC139054120 gene encoding uncharacterized protein: MLAMYVDVEHKTWDAALPYVTFAYNTAVQETTQITPFKLVYGRHRTTTPDAMLPRVCDEENLDVATYLQRAEEARQLARLQIKNEQRTDSRHYNLRRRYVEYKPGDRVWVSTPIRRRGLSEKLLRRYFGPCKII; this comes from the coding sequence atgctagcaatgtacgtcgacgtcgaacacaagacctgggatgccgccctgccgtacgtaacattcgcctacaacacggcggtgcaagagacaacacagatcacgccgttcaagctggtttacggcaggcaTCGGACGACTACTccagacgccatgctgccgcgcgtctgcgacgaagagaatcttgacgtcgccacctatctccagcgcgctgaagaagcccgacagctcgcccgcctgcagaTCAAGAAcgagcagaggaccgacagccgacactacaaccttcgacgacgctacgtcgagtacaagcccggcgaccgtgtttgggtttcgaCCCCTAttcgccgacgaggacttagcgagaagcttttacgccgctatttcggaccctgcaAGATCATCTGA